From Daucus carota subsp. sativus chromosome 6, DH1 v3.0, whole genome shotgun sequence:
gaCATAATTACTTAATTACGATGTCATTTGATATATACAAATGACACCGTAAATGCCACTGATGAAACTATTGATTAATAGGCCAAAACTGAAGGGCAATTTCCACAACAGCTTAAGGAGTTGCAGAATGAAGTGTATGACATCACTCTAAACATTACGGCTGACAATCTGAAGAAAGGATCAAAGGTCTACGAAGCCTTTCAGATTCTGGACAAAGTCGAGAGTGGAGGCAATTTTGATCCATCTGGCGGAAAACACAGCGAAATGGCAGATGCAATCTCTGTGGACGTAAGAATATTTCCTTCTGCgttaaaaaacaaataattttgctTCAGGTCTAATATTAGTTATTACAGCTTGGAGATGACAACATGAACACTCCGAACACTGGGATTTCTTCTACGAAAACAAGACCTCGAGTCCATATTGAGCCTCTTCCGTTTGATCCTAAAGGAGCAAGTCCTGCCAAAGCTATCAAAAAGGAAAATCCGGAAAAGGTATTGTCATGAAAACTTATCAATGTATTTTCCTACACActgcaattcttttttttttttttaaatcctaCACACTACAAATCTCAATATTATTTCTTAACTATCTGCAGTGATTGGGCAAGGAACTATACTTTTGCTGATTAGGATTGGATGACTTTTGGCATATTGGAGCTTTGATTTGGGATATCTCTGTTTTATTTATGTTTCGTGACTTTAAAACTTTGTCTGTATTAATGCTCTTAACTTTAACAACTGTCCTGTAACAACATAACTCCGCATCCATCCATCCATCCATTATTATTAATGCATGACTTCTGATAAGATTTGGACATGTAATTACTATTTCTTCTATCTGTAGCAGTTTATGATTTTGTTAAATCATTTGTTTTACTACATTAAATGCTTTCACAACAGCATCAACTTTGTTAGGTACTATAAATTAGTTGTTACCCATACTGTCTTCTATACACTTTGTTTCAAATTTCTTAACACCATGGCAAACAAGTTTACATCAATAGCAAACATTCAGACAGGATTCCATGCGACCAATCTGAAGATCAAAGTTCGTGTAATACGGCTCTGGAGGGGTACAACAAAGAAAGGAGAGGAATTTACGTCTTTCAACATCCTGCTACTCGACTGCAAGGTCACTTTTGTCATGTTTTCATCTACTATTATTTCTGCTATAGAACAATTAACTTATACATTATGGTCTGCAGAATAGCACAATTCATGCTTTTATACCAGCTGTGTGCGCTTATGACCTGGAAAGACAAATCATGGTGGGAACTGTGAATATTATTTCTGACTTCATTGTGCAAGCTTACAAAGACACTGACGGTTTCCGTAGTGTTCGTGCTGCAAATCAACTAATCTTCACGAAGGAGACAAAGATACAACAGGTGGATGAGTAAGGAACAAAGATTGCACACGAGTACTTTGATCTCTATGATCACAGTGAAGTGAAACCGTTTGCTGCCCAAACAACTTATCTCATTGGTGCTAAATTTTGTTACGCATATTATAATTTCTgagcatattttaattttaagcttGCTCATCTGCTTCTTATGTCACAGATATTGTAGGTGTTATCACAGATCATGAGATTTATATCAACAACATTACCAACAGACACGGAGAGGCCCAAGAGCAAGCCAAGTTTGCTATAACTGATGGAAGGTAAACTCCCAGTTCATAATCATGCATACTCAAGTTTGCAAGGTAAAAGTTCATAAGGTATTTATTAGCTCACTACCGCAGTTCACTGTGGAAAGTGACCTTCTGGGATAAGTTTGCAAGGCTGTTTGTGAAGGCCATTTGGGAGAAAATGGAAACACCAGTAATAATCATTATTGCTGGATGCAGAGTTCAAAACTTCAACAGTATGTTCTCTACGTACAGTTTTTGTCTCAATTTTACCTCTTACTTTACACGGTGAAAAAACAATCATTAACATAGGCATACTCCATTTCAGATGAAGTTATTCTAACAAACGTTGCTGGAACAAAATTCTACCTCAATTACGACCATCACAGTGTCAAACATCTGAGAAGAATGTGAGTTTTAGCTTTGCAAATTTCTGAAGTTAAGGAAATCAGGATATTTCCTGCAGTCATTATGTAACAACTTCACATTAACAGGCTAAAGGATCCAGATTTTGCAAAAAAAGTCGCAGCAAACAACATATCAACAAAGGCAGAACTTCTTACAGTTCAACAGATTCAGTCTTTGGATAAAGAATTTATTCAGGTAATACTTTTCAGAAAAATTATCAATTGTTTTTGCCTTCTTTCTTAGTTTCTACGTTTTACAGTTCTTTCAGATAATCActacattttttttcatgtgcagAGGAATGTCCTGGCTCACGTGAACATCATGCAAGTTGATGGAAACCAGCCTTGGTTTTTGTATGTATGCACTTCCTGCAACTCAGAAGTTGAACCAAAAGATGACCTGTACTTTTGTCAAATCTGCACAAGAATAGTTCCTTATCCAGAAATAAGGTAGCATACGTCACTCTAAAATAATGTTTTATTATGTGcataatgtatatattttaatttttttccacaGATTCCGCTTAGTCGTGCTTGCTTCAGACATTACTGGGACAATTCAAATCATCCTGCATGATCGACAGATAAGAACCCTGATTGGAAAGAGAGCAAGACAACTCATACAAGAGGTCAAATCTTTTTCTTTGTAATACATTCCAGCTTTTACATATTTGCactaatataatcatttatccAACCATTATTTCAGCAAGGACCATCAAACCACTTCCCACACTGCTTCAGTCTTCTGGCTCAGAAACCATACACGATCAAATTAGAAATCAATGAGATCAACATTAACAGCAAATGCACATTGTACTGGGCAACCAACATTTGTCATGGTTTCAAACTAGAGTGTACAGAAGACAAAGTGGAGCAGACAGTTACAACAAATGACACAGAGGCTACAACATCAACCGTTGATCTGCAAGGTCTGTCGGGACTCAACTGCAACTCATCAGCCATTACCAAAGATTAAGATCAAGCTCTGCCATCAAATTTTCAGCACCTGTCTTTCGGAAACAAAATCACTCAATGTAGTGACTTCACTAACTATGTTTGTTGTTAGGATATTTTGTTTAAAGTCGGAAAGTCAATGGTTTGTAATATTATCTTTATTATGTTGAAATTTTCTATTTTCGAACTTTTTTTATCTTCCAACGCCCAGCACCGCGGGCTTAAATACTAGTTTATATAGTCACGCGGTATATTCCTAATTTGAGATTAGTTTTTACATAGTACtattttcttgtattttttctgaataaaattaagGATTTTTTCGTATGTCCATGTGCACGAactaacaactactttttaACTAGATAGTGAATTTTTATGACTACCATCCCACTAAATTAATAATGACTTTCCTGCATGCACCAAAATCCAACCCAATCAAAATCTTCTCATAACCAAGTAGGATATCGATCATCcttgttttgattatttttcacGTATTTAAAGTGCTAATAAGATCAAGTCTTAATTTTCttctaaaaaaaatcaagtcttaattttattttatagggAACTactcatatactccctccgtccctatttatttgtccattttggaagtaaaaatttgtccctatttatctgtccatttatactttcaaaactaatttattgatagtttttcaaatatatctccataatttcaattttcaaggcttgacttatttaaaacttggttgaattcatgttttcaagacataaagtagggatattccaccattttcaagacattaattagaggtatttaatgaaaaagtttatacaatcaagtattccttggtatgtgtttttttttccaaaatggacagataaaaagggacggagggagtagtaaaatTTTGGAAAATACTGTAGACTTTATTATAGTACAATTAAACGTTTACATCCGGCCGTGTGAAGATTTCACTGTGAGTGCATGTTCATCAGTGCGTGCGCGTCGTATACATACGCGTCAAGTAACAATGCAAGCATTAAAGCAGATTCAACCCCTCGTTTGTCATGTATAGGTAATTGTTAATCATAATTACgctaattaaatcaaaattcattTCACACTTTCATCGTAACTCCCACAATCATATTAGTCCCAAGTACATTCACCCTCTCCTGATCATTACGAATCCATCCCCTcctcataatatatatacatctcCTGCTAATAATTTCCTCATCACTGTCAACTCACATTTGTTCGAGATGAACTCCATTGTGAAGGTTGAGTTCGATAATCATGATGATCAAGAAACGACAGGAGGGTATGTACATGCATTGCGTCCTAACTATAGTTATTGTTTTTAGTCAAGTTATATATCGTGTtcatgtttatttgttttttattgCATGCAGATTTATAGATAATTACTCAATATATAATGGTGGCTCACGTATTGAAGAGTTTGATCCTATGTGTGAACCTTGGCCCCTTTCGGGGCAACACGACGACATTCCTGAACTTAGCATGAAAGACATCGAAGAGATTACTCGTAGCCTCGATGCTGACTGTTCGTGCTTGTTTCATCAACCTGGGAATAGTACCCTGGTTGGTGCAACGCAACCAACAGTGATGGCTTCTCAACCTCAGATTTATAATGAACCGAGTCCTTTGGTCGATGCAAACACGAAAATAGAGACGACCCAATCTCATCAGTATTTCCATGCACAGAATATGTTTGTTGATGCAGTGTCTGTCTATGCAACAATAACTCATCATGAAGCTCAGGACTTCCCAACTCATTATAGGAGAGCTGATTACGAGACGACTAATCAACCTCAGTATTCTAATAATTACAACGTTGGTAATTTGGGGAGTAGTGAGAATGTGGTCTATAATTCAATGCATCTCAAGGATGATTATTGTGATATTTTTCCCttacaaattgatgaaaatgtTATAGTTGATGCGGAGCCAATTTGTATGATACCTGCAAGTGCAAATCATGTACCGCAGTGTCACAATGTTTCTGCTGCGCATGATTCCGGAAATGTAAAAAGTGCAATCAACTTGAAGAGTGAGCAAAGCAGCAACGTTACTGCAATGGTTAAATACGAAGAGGGAGTCAGTTTACGACAAAATGCAAGGTGTAAGACATCTGCGCTGGAGCTTGATGAAATCAGAAAGCATTTTAATCTGCCACTCACAGAAGCTGCCAAGAAACTCAATGTGGGTCCAACCGTGTTGAAGAAAAGATGCAGAGAGCTTAACATTAAGCGGTGGCCTCACAGGAAGATCAAGAGCTTGCAGTGTCTGATTAATAATATCAAGGTAAATTTTGTCATATATTGATGTAAATATAGCAGAAAACAAGAGTTTATGATTATGCATCGGAAagtcatttttattttgttttattatgaatattcTGTATAGTCTCTGTAATCTTTGTGCCTCTGTGATTGTAATTCTTTTTTATGAGATTACTATAAGTTTGTAAATAGTTATGTTTATTATGTATGTGTCTTGATTAGGAGATGGGGATGACTAATAAGAAAGAGATAGAGATGCTGGAAGAGAGCCAGAGGATGCTGGAAAGAGTTCCTGAGCTCGAACTGAGTGAGAGCGCCAAGCGGCTCAGGCAGTCTTGCTTCAAGGCCAACTACAAGAAGAGAAGATTGTCGCGCTCATCTGCAGCCGCCCGTCGTTGACTCATCACCACCTCCTCGTCCTTCTAGTCGGCTATAATAATCATTGTGTAATTGGTTAATTTGCTAATGTGGTCAGTATTGTTTCTAGCTGATTGTTTTGGTAATGTTGGTATATGGCTCATGTAGAGACAGCAAACCTCAGATGTTCTATTCGGACTATTCATGTAATTCACGTTTAAGTTGCAGATGGTGATCAATGCAAATTTCTAGTAGAATCAAGATAGACCTGTCTAATCTTTATGTTCGTTTGGCTAAACATGCAAACCCACGTAAACATGGATTCAAGTCAATCAAGAGAATGACAGCTAGCCGCTTTCACATACATTATGATCTAGAGCACACACAAGTTGAATTTCAGTAACACCTACTTGTCTCCTCCCAAATTATGCAACAAATTCTACTTCATCCTATATGAGATCTCtaagtttaaattttgaattataagatCTACGGTGGATCGGACGAGGGAGACTTTTGCTTTCTGATTACAAGAATTAAAGATATATCATACTACTATAGAGGCTCCCTGAGCGTGACAAGTACTTAATGAATCTTCAAGAACTCATCCTTCTTATCTTTTCTGGAATGCGTTTCCACGGCACTTGCTTAATGCTTTCGTAAATACTCGACTGCAACAACAAATGTTAAAAAAGAACAATCAGTTAATTCCATACAACAAAATTATGTGTAAACGATCCGTTTAATTAGAAAAAACTTACCAATACTTTAGAGCTCGCAGAGGAAACGATCAAGAAGCTGTTTGATCTCCTTCTTAACCTCCGTGTTTTAGTACCCTTCCCTTTATCTACCGAATTTTCGAACACCGATGAAAAGTCCATACTACCCTCCACACCGCTAACTCTACTGTCCTTGTTACTCCGCCCTCGCCTGCATGATGAGCTGAAGCTAGACCTCCCCTGGCTACCTTTCTGCCCTTCCGGGCTCCAAAATGATCTTCCACCACTCGATGAAAACGATCGGCCTATACTATAAGGCTCATCCAACACCGTCGTTGGCGAGGGCATATTGGTAACTTTACTAGTAGTACTGACATTAGTTAACCGCGGAGGTGGTACTAAACACCTCACGGTCTTGGACTTTGGCAGTCCGCAACCTTTTCCGTTGGTGTTAACCGCCGCGGTGGTTCTCGGCTTCCCCGGTGCCTCCTCCCACTCGAACGGTATCGACACGAAGCTGTGCAGCGGCGGCGTTAGCATTCCAAGTGGCTCCCTTTTCTTGCTCGGGAACTTGTTGTTCAGACAAAGCTTTGGTGTTGAACTATTCTGTTTCTTATCATTATTCATTTCTCTCTATCTACTAA
This genomic window contains:
- the LOC135147348 gene encoding uncharacterized protein LOC135147348, with amino-acid sequence METPVIIIIAGCRVQNFNNEVILTNVAGTKFYLNYDHHSVKHLRRMLKDPDFAKKVAANNISTKAELLTVQQIQSLDKEFIQRNVLAHVNIMQVDGNQPWFLYVCTSCNSEVEPKDDLYFCQICTRIVPYPEIRFRLVVLASDITGTIQIILHDRQIRTLIGKRARQLIQEQGPSNHFPHCFSLLAQKPYTIKLEINEININSKCTLYWATNICHGFKLECTEDKVEQTVTTNDTEATTSTVDLQGLSGLNCNSSAITKD
- the LOC108226823 gene encoding uncharacterized protein LOC108226823, translated to MNNDKKQNSSTPKLCLNNKFPSKKREPLGMLTPPLHSFVSIPFEWEEAPGKPRTTAAVNTNGKGCGLPKSKTVRCLVPPPRLTNVSTTSKVTNMPSPTTVLDEPYSIGRSFSSSGGRSFWSPEGQKGSQGRSSFSSSCRRGRSNKDSRVSGVEGSMDFSSVFENSVDKGKGTKTRRLRRRSNSFLIVSSASSKVLSSIYESIKQVPWKRIPEKIRRMSS